The nucleotide window TTAACATTGGTGGTTATTGGGAATAGTTTGTTGTTAGTTgagtttacatacaacaatagttatcattcgaGTATTTAGATAGccccatttgaggcattgtatgatAGGAGGTGTAGGTCTCTAAATAgttgttttgatatatttgagGTGAAACCTTAGGTACTGATATTTTGAGGAGCCGTTGGAGAAACTTCTAGTAGCTTAAAGCAGGAAGAAAGTGTATGTAGACTAGAAGGTCAGGGACATGAAGTTTATGGAAGGAGAGCTAGTGTTGCTGATGGTTTCACCCATTAAAAGTGTGGTGAGATTTGGTAAGAGAGGTAAGCTTCGTCCAATGTATATTTGGCCGTTTAAAGTTCTAAAATGTGTGGGAGAGGTGGCCTGTGAACTAGCTTTGTCTCCAGGGTTATCAGATGTGCACACGGTGTTTtatgtgtctatgttgaagaaatatcATGGTGATAGAAACTACATTATTCATTGGGATTCGGTCCTCCCTGATGATAATCTATCCTATCATGAGGAGTTTGTAGCTATTCAAGATGAGGAGGTCCGCAAATTGAGGTCAAAGGAGATTGCATCTATAAAGGTCCAGTGGAAGAATCGTCCAGTTGAAGAGTCTACTTGGGAGATAGAGGATGATATGCACATAATATATCCACATCTTTTTGTTGATTTAGGTACCCCTTTCTTACCC belongs to Solanum stenotomum isolate F172 chromosome 1, ASM1918654v1, whole genome shotgun sequence and includes:
- the LOC125853536 gene encoding uncharacterized protein LOC125853536; the protein is MKFMEGELVLLMVSPIKSVVRFGKRGKLRPMYIWPFKVLKCVGEVACELALSPGLSDVHTVFYVSMLKKYHGDRNYIIHWDSVLPDDNLSYHEEFVAIQDEEVRKLRSKEIASIKVQWKNRPVEESTWEIEDDMHIIYPHLFVDLGTPFLPSPSFDRSRTNDG